One Xiphophorus maculatus strain JP 163 A chromosome 9, X_maculatus-5.0-male, whole genome shotgun sequence DNA segment encodes these proteins:
- the LOC111609652 gene encoding ubiquitin carboxyl-terminal hydrolase 37-like yields the protein MRSLSQEMHLRAANLGLTYKCPVAEHIALQMMSTRTCMGCGDQTHTVEDFVSLSLDLVPRGSVNQCLQEYLREDHIEHICHCGAKDSSVQSSFLTLPNVLILHLKRFKFTRSNAVKKIRKPIILSRELMVREEFTATKHTATYYFLVSIVSHIGSKADSGHYICDGIHRRQNMDIIDDSWLMYDDEHVSQTTGEEVCWWRERTAFLLFYEKLPLKR from the exons ATGAGGTCCCTGTCACAAGAAATGCATCTGAGAGCGGCAAACTTGGGCTTGACCTACAAATGCCCTGTCGCTGAACACATTGCACTGCAGATGATGAGCACCAGAACCTGCATGGG ATGCGGTGATCAGACTCACACAGTGGAAGATTTTGTCAGCCTCAGTCTGGATCTGGTCCCACGAGGATCAGTGAACCAGTGTCTACAGGAGTACCTCAGG GAGGACCATATAGAACACATATGCCATTGTGGAGCGAAGGACTCATCAGTGCAGAGCTCATTCCTTACTCTTCCAAA CGTGCTGATCCTGCACCTGAAGCGCTTTAAATTCACCAGGTCAAATGCAGTGAAGAAGATAAGAAAGCCCATCATTCTGTCGAGAGAACTTATGGTGAGAGAAGAATTCACAGCCACAAAACAT ACAGcgacttattattttttggtgaGCATCGTCAGCCACATAGGGTCCAAAGCTGACAGCG GCCATTACATCTGCGACGGCATTCACAGGAGGCAGAATATGGACATTATAGACGACTCTTGGCTGATGTACGATGACGAGCATGTCAGCCAGACAACAGGAGAAGAGGTCTGCTGGTGGCGGGAGCGAACCGCTTTCCTGCTCTTCTATGAAAAGCTA CCCCTGAAGAGATAA